A single window of Xylocopilactobacillus apicola DNA harbors:
- a CDS encoding NAD(P)H-dependent oxidoreductase, with the protein MTLYQQLQQREAADNPIKVGVIGAGQMGFGMISQIAGIPGMVVTGISDIKLENANRAKDSFNANSKKPVDILTSTDFKEIVHCDNVEVVVDATGVTEVGAQLALETLVAKKHLVLLNVEIDVTIGPLMKKLYDAGNLVYTGSDGDEPAVTTGLFEFAKSMGMKVLVAGKGKNNKIKLEANPDTAKEEAESKHMSPHMLAAFQDGTKTMAEMTLLSNATGLIPDIAGMHGIKADVDGTVKELDLKSNGGVLDKFGVVEYVDGIAPSVFVIVEGQNEGVANEMNYLLKKGDRKHHILYRPFHLASLETPLTIAKAVLNHDHAIVPLGAPVSETIAVAKRDIKAGEVIDGIGGYSVRGSIETHSDFVANNHVPIGCITGQTIAKKDIKNGQALTNDSIELDPNSVVVKLRQLQDSVFAK; encoded by the coding sequence ATGACATTATATCAACAGTTACAACAAAGAGAAGCAGCAGATAACCCGATCAAAGTCGGAGTTATCGGAGCAGGTCAAATGGGATTTGGAATGATTTCCCAGATTGCTGGAATTCCAGGAATGGTAGTTACTGGAATTAGTGATATTAAATTAGAAAACGCAAACCGCGCTAAAGATTCATTTAACGCCAACTCTAAGAAACCAGTTGATATTTTAACATCAACTGATTTTAAGGAAATTGTTCATTGTGATAACGTGGAAGTTGTAGTTGACGCAACAGGAGTAACTGAGGTCGGGGCTCAATTGGCGCTTGAAACCTTGGTTGCAAAAAAACATTTAGTATTGTTAAACGTTGAAATCGATGTAACCATCGGACCTTTAATGAAAAAACTTTATGACGCTGGTAACTTAGTTTACACTGGCTCTGATGGCGATGAGCCAGCAGTAACTACGGGACTTTTCGAATTTGCTAAATCCATGGGAATGAAAGTTCTCGTTGCTGGTAAAGGGAAGAATAATAAAATTAAATTGGAAGCCAATCCAGATACCGCAAAAGAAGAAGCTGAAAGTAAACACATGTCACCTCACATGCTAGCAGCTTTTCAAGATGGAACTAAGACGATGGCCGAGATGACCTTGTTATCAAATGCGACCGGCTTAATTCCTGATATTGCTGGGATGCACGGAATTAAAGCCGATGTCGATGGCACGGTCAAAGAACTGGACTTGAAATCAAACGGCGGCGTTCTTGATAAATTTGGCGTCGTAGAATATGTAGACGGAATTGCTCCCAGTGTCTTCGTTATTGTCGAAGGCCAAAACGAAGGCGTAGCTAACGAGATGAATTATCTCTTGAAGAAAGGTGATCGCAAGCACCATATTTTGTACCGGCCATTCCATTTAGCAAGCCTTGAAACTCCACTAACAATCGCTAAAGCTGTTTTGAATCATGACCACGCAATCGTGCCTTTGGGTGCTCCAGTTTCTGAAACAATTGCCGTTGCCAAAAGAGATATTAAAGCAGGCGAAGTTATTGATGGAATTGGTGGATATTCAGTTCGCGGCTCAATCGAAACTCACAGTGACTTTGTCGCTAATAACCACGTCCCAATTGGATGTATCACTGGTCAAACAATTGCCAAAAAAGATATTAAAAATGGTCAAGCTTTAACAAATGATTCCATAGAATTAGATCCTAATTCTGTCGTAGTAAAACTACGTCAGTTGCAGGATAGCGTTTTTGCAAAATAA
- a CDS encoding type II toxin-antitoxin system Phd/YefM family antitoxin → MDAVSYSNFRYKLKYYFKKVNEDAEPLVVTNKDENDDVVVMSKRDYDAFMETFRTLSNPYLLDKIKRGDEQFKSGKFQNHELIDFEDYD, encoded by the coding sequence ATGGATGCCGTTTCTTACTCAAATTTTCGTTATAAATTAAAATATTATTTTAAAAAAGTAAACGAAGATGCAGAACCTCTAGTAGTCACTAATAAAGATGAGAATGATGACGTTGTTGTAATGTCGAAACGAGATTATGACGCTTTTATGGAAACTTTCAGGACTTTATCAAATCCTTATTTATTAGATAAAATCAAGCGTGGGGATGAACAATTTAAATCGGGAAAATTTCAAAACCATGAATTAATTGATTTTGAAGATTATGATTAA
- the dnaN gene encoding DNA polymerase III subunit beta — protein MKFKIKRNLLLKHITRANKGIASKTPQEVLHNLFLEVLNDQIRITGSNSSLRIESEIPVDNNEDLQISEIGSIIVDAKLLTDIIRRMSNEYINLELVGQRTLHIFDVDTEFKVQISKQDEYPTVEKADFQNSYTMSSEIFSNVIKDVIFAISKLEIQVVMTGVNLRFEPGKIYFIATDSHRLSQRVIEAPEVTSNFSVIIPGSNLNVLLGLLEEEKEVRMSVSDDLVVFRFSDYSFYSRLIKETYPDTDAVFPHEFNMVVKADTHEWFQAVERAAIISSGNSSNMITFNLDGDRKKIILSGVSDKEDSYKEELPFSEITGDNLVIHFNANFMLDALRAYSEGETQMNFTTSRGALTLENENYGESFLQLVTPIITYD, from the coding sequence ATGAAATTCAAAATAAAAAGAAACCTACTACTCAAACATATCACCCGGGCTAATAAAGGCATTGCCAGCAAAACTCCGCAAGAAGTTTTACACAACCTTTTCTTAGAAGTTCTAAATGACCAAATTCGTATCACTGGTTCTAATTCTTCTTTAAGAATTGAAAGTGAGATTCCTGTGGATAACAATGAAGATCTCCAAATTTCTGAAATTGGCTCAATCATTGTGGATGCTAAACTACTTACAGATATTATTCGTCGAATGTCTAACGAATATATTAATTTAGAGTTAGTTGGTCAAAGAACGCTTCATATTTTCGATGTGGATACTGAATTTAAAGTCCAAATCTCAAAGCAAGATGAATATCCAACTGTGGAAAAAGCTGATTTCCAAAATAGTTACACTATGTCTTCGGAAATCTTCAGCAATGTGATTAAAGATGTGATTTTCGCCATTTCAAAACTTGAAATTCAAGTGGTAATGACTGGTGTTAATCTCCGCTTTGAACCGGGGAAAATCTACTTTATTGCAACGGATTCTCATCGTTTAAGCCAAAGAGTTATTGAAGCTCCCGAAGTAACTAGCAATTTTTCAGTCATTATTCCGGGATCGAATCTAAATGTACTATTGGGACTCTTAGAAGAAGAAAAAGAAGTTAGGATGTCAGTTAGCGACGATTTGGTGGTATTCCGTTTCTCTGACTACAGTTTCTATTCTCGTTTAATTAAAGAAACGTATCCAGATACTGATGCAGTTTTTCCACATGAATTCAACATGGTTGTTAAAGCTGATACGCATGAATGGTTTCAGGCTGTGGAAAGAGCAGCAATTATCAGTAGCGGAAATTCATCAAATATGATAACATTTAACCTTGACGGAGACAGAAAAAAGATTATCCTCAGTGGTGTATCTGACAAGGAAGACTCTTATAAAGAGGAGTTACCTTTTAGTGAAATTACTGGCGATAATTTGGTGATCCACTTCAACGCTAACTTTATGTTAGATGCACTGCGGGCCTACAGCGAAGGTGAAACTCAGATGAATTTCACAACTAGTCGTGGAGCTTTGACGTTAGAAAATGAAAATTACGGGGAAAGTTTTCTCCAATTAGTAACACCAATCATTACTTACGATTGA
- the srlA gene encoding PTS glucitol/sorbitol transporter subunit IIC: MDILTNVATGFIGLFKAGGKVFMGYMTDIIPLLISLITAINALIKFIGEDRVNNFMAKLTKYSILRYTLLPILGVFFFTNPMCYTAGRFLPEKYKPAYFDSCVSFLHPVTGIFPHANSAELFVFLGIANGFTKAGGNQTRLALLYFITGIIVIFIRGMVTERLSIFFFKRNGNTEILNQKLDVNDLKKENAEEA; encoded by the coding sequence ATGGATATTTTAACTAATGTAGCAACTGGCTTTATCGGACTTTTTAAAGCGGGCGGCAAAGTATTTATGGGATATATGACCGATATTATTCCTTTATTAATCTCTTTAATTACTGCAATTAATGCTCTAATTAAGTTTATTGGTGAAGATCGGGTTAACAATTTCATGGCCAAACTCACTAAGTATTCAATTTTGCGTTACACCTTATTACCGATCCTGGGGGTTTTCTTTTTTACTAATCCAATGTGTTACACAGCAGGACGTTTCTTACCCGAAAAATATAAACCAGCTTACTTCGATTCGTGTGTGTCATTTTTGCACCCAGTCACTGGTATTTTTCCCCATGCCAACTCAGCGGAATTATTCGTATTCTTGGGAATTGCTAATGGATTTACCAAAGCGGGCGGCAATCAGACTCGTTTAGCGCTGTTATATTTCATAACCGGAATCATTGTCATTTTCATCAGAGGAATGGTCACCGAAAGACTCAGTATCTTCTTTTTCAAACGCAACGGTAATACTGAAATATTGAACCAAAAATTAGATGTCAATGATTTGAAAAAAGAAAACGCAGAGGAGGCTTAA
- the dnaA gene encoding chromosomal replication initiator protein DnaA, translating to MSEITDFWSAVNNEFNNTMTKASFDTWIQTTHPVEYKGNQIYLEVPSPLHKGYWENNLVSEVTDIASGLLNKPIHIIVRTTDEYASLDPTIVEEEVKAPVKDKPQQETHLNGKYTFDSFVTGKGNEMAHAAALVVAENPGATYNPLLIYGGGGLGKTHLMEAIGHYVLDNENDKIVKYVTSETFTNDFINSIRSNHQEEFRQAYRNVDVLLVDDIQFLADKEGTQEEFFHTFNTLYNDQKQIVLTSDRLPNEIAKLSDRLVSRFKWGLSVDVAPPDLETRIAILQSKAHAESLEISDETITYIAKQVSSNVRELEGTLVRVQAYSAIKRQDITTELAMQALDGLKVNQRTDITASKIQRKVADFYEITPADLKGKKRSKTIVVPRQIAMYLCRELTSDSLPRIGQEFGGKDHTTVMHAINRIQEEMEGSQRLRDEVNQLKNKIRE from the coding sequence ATGTCTGAAATCACTGATTTTTGGTCAGCGGTTAATAATGAATTTAACAATACGATGACCAAAGCCAGCTTCGACACGTGGATTCAAACAACTCACCCAGTAGAATACAAGGGAAATCAGATTTATTTAGAAGTCCCATCCCCATTACATAAGGGGTATTGGGAGAACAATTTAGTTAGTGAAGTAACTGATATTGCGAGTGGATTACTAAACAAACCAATCCATATTATTGTAAGAACTACTGATGAGTATGCGTCGTTAGATCCGACGATTGTTGAAGAGGAAGTTAAAGCACCTGTCAAAGATAAACCGCAACAAGAAACACATCTTAATGGTAAATACACGTTCGATTCATTTGTAACGGGTAAAGGAAATGAGATGGCTCACGCTGCTGCATTAGTGGTTGCAGAAAATCCAGGTGCCACTTACAACCCGCTGTTAATTTACGGCGGAGGTGGTTTAGGCAAAACCCATTTGATGGAAGCAATTGGGCATTACGTCTTAGATAACGAAAACGACAAAATCGTTAAGTACGTCACTAGCGAAACCTTCACTAATGACTTTATTAACTCAATTCGAAGTAATCACCAAGAAGAATTCCGGCAAGCCTACCGCAACGTAGATGTCTTATTGGTCGATGATATTCAGTTCCTTGCAGATAAAGAAGGGACCCAAGAGGAGTTTTTCCACACCTTCAACACCCTTTATAATGATCAAAAGCAAATCGTTCTTACTTCTGATCGACTGCCAAATGAAATTGCAAAACTTTCAGACCGACTAGTTTCCCGCTTTAAATGGGGATTATCAGTCGATGTGGCACCACCAGATTTAGAAACTAGAATTGCAATTCTTCAAAGTAAAGCGCATGCTGAAAGTCTAGAGATATCTGATGAAACGATCACTTACATTGCAAAACAAGTTAGCTCAAATGTTCGTGAACTTGAAGGAACCTTGGTCCGCGTTCAAGCCTACAGCGCAATTAAGCGCCAGGACATTACGACAGAACTTGCAATGCAGGCGCTTGACGGACTAAAAGTTAACCAGCGCACAGATATCACTGCCAGCAAGATCCAACGCAAGGTGGCAGACTTTTATGAAATCACCCCTGCTGATCTGAAAGGTAAAAAGCGAAGCAAAACGATCGTAGTTCCCCGTCAGATTGCGATGTATCTCTGCCGTGAACTTACATCTGATTCTCTTCCACGAATTGGACAAGAGTTCGGCGGCAAAGATCACACTACTGTCATGCACGCCATTAATCGAATTCAAGAAGAGATGGAAGGATCGCAACGACTTCGCGATGAGGTTAATCAGCTAAAAAATAAAATTCGTGAGTAA
- the srlE gene encoding PTS glucitol/sorbitol transporter subunit IIB: protein MTYHSVKIVKGNHGWGGPLIVKPDEQKKYVISVTGGGIDPVAQKIADLSGGEVVDSFNNPVLKEETFAAVVNCGGTARSGVYPKMGIPTINTVAITPAGPLAQFIKEDIFVSGVTVEEVESSKEDSTFQSTSEPTPSSNDEVKPTNDSGFLKLIDVVGKIAGEFVNTFYQAGRDTIDTVIKNILPFMAFVATLVGIINYSGIGKILAKILSPLAGNIVGLVILSLICALPFLSPILGPAGVIAAVVGTLIGQQIATGIVPMFLALPALFAIDAQAGCDFIPVGLTLGEAQPDTITSGTPAILFSRLITSPIAVLIAFAFSFLLK from the coding sequence ATGACTTATCATAGTGTAAAAATCGTCAAAGGTAACCATGGCTGGGGTGGACCGCTGATTGTTAAACCAGATGAACAAAAAAAATACGTAATCAGTGTAACAGGTGGCGGAATTGACCCCGTCGCCCAAAAGATTGCTGATCTAAGCGGCGGGGAAGTGGTGGATTCATTTAACAATCCAGTCTTGAAGGAAGAAACTTTTGCCGCAGTTGTCAATTGCGGGGGAACTGCTCGAAGTGGTGTTTACCCTAAAATGGGAATTCCAACTATTAACACGGTGGCAATCACCCCAGCTGGACCTTTAGCACAGTTTATTAAAGAAGATATTTTTGTTTCGGGCGTTACCGTTGAAGAAGTTGAAAGCTCCAAAGAAGACTCTACTTTCCAATCTACAAGTGAACCGACTCCTTCAAGCAATGATGAAGTTAAACCAACTAATGATAGCGGATTTCTTAAACTAATCGACGTTGTTGGCAAAATCGCTGGCGAATTCGTCAATACTTTCTACCAAGCTGGGCGCGACACAATCGATACCGTAATTAAGAATATCTTACCTTTTATGGCCTTTGTTGCTACTTTAGTGGGAATTATTAATTATTCAGGAATCGGTAAAATTCTTGCAAAAATATTAAGTCCACTTGCAGGAAATATCGTTGGATTAGTTATTTTAAGTTTAATCTGTGCTTTGCCTTTTCTATCACCAATATTAGGACCAGCAGGAGTGATCGCTGCAGTAGTTGGAACCTTAATTGGCCAACAAATCGCCACCGGAATTGTTCCAATGTTCTTAGCACTTCCGGCTTTGTTTGCAATTGATGCCCAGGCAGGATGCGATTTTATTCCGGTCGGATTGACCCTGGGGGAAGCCCAACCAGATACAATTACCTCTGGGACTCCTGCAATTTTATTTTCCCGGCTGATCACATCACCAATTGCCGTCCTAATCGCCTTTGCATTTTCATTTTTGTTGAAGTAG
- a CDS encoding ROK family protein translates to MEPGIGGTVVVNRQIVPGKHLYGGEFGLMLIDGQSLSLVGTVVHLAERYNKIKNTNLSGQEVLELAKQGDEVSSSEAKLMFQSLAKAIYNLQYSFDPEKFIIGGGVSKNPYFLEQLRKSIQELVKEVEFAPIVPEIVAAKFHNDANLIGAANSFEQLKKVKSV, encoded by the coding sequence TTGGAACCTGGCATTGGGGGAACGGTAGTCGTTAATCGTCAAATTGTTCCCGGCAAACACCTCTACGGTGGGGAATTTGGCCTGATGCTAATAGATGGGCAATCGCTTAGTCTTGTTGGAACCGTGGTCCACTTGGCAGAGCGCTACAATAAAATCAAAAACACCAATTTATCTGGTCAAGAAGTGTTGGAGTTGGCAAAGCAAGGCGATGAAGTATCTTCTAGCGAAGCTAAACTCATGTTTCAAAGTTTAGCTAAAGCTATTTACAACTTACAATATAGTTTTGATCCCGAGAAATTCATCATTGGCGGTGGAGTTTCCAAAAATCCATATTTCTTAGAGCAACTAAGAAAATCTATCCAAGAGCTAGTTAAAGAGGTTGAATTTGCTCCGATCGTGCCAGAAATTGTTGCTGCTAAGTTTCATAACGATGCGAATCTGATCGGTGCTGCTAATTCTTTCGAGCAATTAAAAAAAGTTAAAAGTGTTTAA
- a CDS encoding amidohydrolase family protein, with protein sequence MKKIDAHLHLVKSVAGLNGRGRLTPLGDGKAIWDDGTLIKLIPDGWGSDNFLAESALKVMKENGIEKSVLLQGSLNGYQNYYSYQTVKKYPDKFIAAFSVDPFADNAMRIVKRHVEDLGFRAIKFEISQGGGLHGYHHPFRLDISLEVGKILHFISDYPGFVVTVDYGDYTQFSYEPEAIANLAMRYPKLDFVVCHLSFPNADHLDRLENALEQWKPFNNISTEISAIQDIEGETEFPFPRCQKDVALAKKILGAKRIFWGTDSPWSSTFNSYHDLSTWLQATDIFTKSELEDVFYNNAERIYFKPEHIKAMRESVDPVMA encoded by the coding sequence ATGAAAAAAATTGATGCACATCTTCATTTAGTAAAATCTGTTGCGGGATTAAATGGTAGAGGACGCCTGACGCCTTTGGGTGATGGCAAGGCAATTTGGGATGATGGGACTTTAATTAAGCTAATCCCGGATGGCTGGGGATCGGATAATTTTCTAGCAGAGTCAGCTCTAAAAGTAATGAAAGAAAACGGAATTGAGAAATCTGTTTTGCTCCAGGGCAGTTTGAATGGATACCAAAACTACTATTCTTATCAAACAGTCAAGAAATATCCGGATAAATTCATTGCAGCCTTCTCGGTTGATCCTTTTGCTGATAATGCAATGAGGATCGTTAAAAGACATGTTGAAGATTTAGGTTTTCGCGCGATTAAGTTTGAAATCAGTCAAGGTGGCGGACTCCACGGATATCACCACCCTTTTCGTTTAGATATTTCTCTTGAAGTGGGTAAAATTCTCCACTTTATTTCCGATTATCCGGGATTTGTTGTTACTGTTGATTATGGTGATTATACGCAATTTAGCTACGAGCCAGAAGCGATTGCAAATTTGGCTATGCGTTATCCAAAACTCGATTTCGTAGTTTGCCATCTGTCCTTTCCTAATGCTGATCACCTCGATCGCTTGGAAAATGCTTTAGAACAATGGAAGCCATTTAATAATATCTCAACTGAGATCTCGGCCATTCAAGATATTGAAGGAGAAACAGAATTTCCTTTTCCACGCTGTCAAAAAGATGTCGCTTTAGCAAAGAAAATTTTAGGAGCAAAAAGAATTTTCTGGGGAACCGACTCTCCTTGGTCTTCAACGTTTAATTCATATCACGATCTATCCACTTGGTTACAAGCCACTGATATTTTTACAAAAAGCGAACTAGAGGACGTTTTCTACAATAACGCCGAGAGAATTTATTTCAAACCTGAGCATATCAAGGCGATGCGCGAGAGCGTTGATCCAGTGATGGCGTAA
- a CDS encoding ROK family protein translates to MSLPGVINQESGYIEGISAVPYFHNLPIRDELQRRLQLPVTIENDANCSAIAELSVGAAKNLQNVLFIVIGTWHWGNGSR, encoded by the coding sequence TTGAGTCTCCCCGGAGTCATTAACCAGGAATCTGGTTACATCGAAGGAATCAGTGCTGTTCCATATTTTCATAACTTGCCAATTAGAGATGAGCTTCAGCGCCGTCTTCAACTACCAGTGACAATCGAAAACGATGCTAATTGTTCGGCAATTGCCGAATTATCAGTCGGTGCAGCCAAAAACCTCCAAAACGTTTTGTTTATCGTGATTGGAACCTGGCATTGGGGGAACGGTAGTCGTTAA
- a CDS encoding PTS glucitol/sorbitol transporter subunit IIA, protein MKTKIISIGNDAFELIDAGVLIMFNPNAPQELKDVAALHEKQGDETNVLHVGGQISFGDQSFKIDFVGNDANQNFDKLGHLSIYFNNTDEDVGKLPGSIFVSSNKTAIPTLEVNQVVTIQ, encoded by the coding sequence ATGAAAACAAAAATTATTTCAATTGGAAACGATGCTTTTGAGTTAATCGATGCTGGAGTGTTAATTATGTTTAACCCCAACGCTCCCCAGGAATTAAAGGACGTAGCAGCTCTCCATGAAAAACAGGGAGATGAGACAAACGTCCTTCATGTTGGTGGACAGATTAGCTTTGGTGATCAAAGTTTTAAGATTGATTTTGTTGGCAATGACGCTAACCAAAATTTTGACAAACTAGGGCATTTATCAATTTATTTCAATAATACTGACGAAGATGTGGGCAAACTTCCTGGTTCAATTTTTGTTTCTTCAAATAAAACAGCGATTCCAACTCTCGAAGTGAACCAAGTCGTAACGATTCAATAA
- a CDS encoding sugar-binding transcriptional regulator translates to MTHNDFTDRDLLLKAAILYYEQNMTQEQIAKIIGISRPAVSKILQNARDQHLVEFFVKDFSKRTVELEIEIQKKYNLKTVKVVSNRFNRTTEAIEMQVGFLSAQYLQSIVKDVSSIGIGWGNAVSKFVDETDYFLARKLTVTPLVGGLGLLNLDIHANNLASKLATKLGCQYSTFYAPVIAASAKEAKELKESELVSSCIEAAKNVDVAFIGVGNDVESSTWRKLEYISESETKELTKAGAIGDVVADFFDRDGQRVHTGFSNRLIGVTIDDLKKIPNVVAMAVGTKKTQSVKVLLENKIINALMIDQDLAEQIG, encoded by the coding sequence ATGACCCATAATGATTTCACGGATCGCGATTTATTGCTAAAAGCTGCGATTTTGTATTATGAACAAAATATGACCCAAGAACAGATTGCTAAAATCATTGGGATTTCTAGACCAGCAGTTTCCAAAATTTTACAGAATGCACGAGATCAACATTTAGTTGAGTTTTTTGTCAAAGATTTTTCTAAGCGGACGGTGGAATTAGAAATTGAGATTCAAAAGAAATATAATTTGAAAACCGTGAAGGTGGTTTCAAATCGCTTCAATCGAACCACCGAAGCCATTGAGATGCAAGTAGGATTTTTGTCTGCCCAATATTTACAAAGTATTGTGAAGGATGTTTCCTCGATTGGGATTGGTTGGGGCAATGCTGTGTCTAAGTTTGTCGATGAGACTGATTATTTTTTGGCGCGTAAATTAACGGTTACGCCGCTAGTTGGTGGACTTGGACTGCTTAATTTGGACATTCATGCCAATAATTTAGCTTCTAAACTAGCAACCAAATTAGGCTGTCAATATTCGACTTTTTATGCACCAGTCATTGCGGCTTCGGCTAAGGAGGCTAAAGAATTAAAAGAGTCCGAGCTGGTATCTTCTTGTATTGAGGCAGCAAAAAATGTCGACGTTGCTTTCATCGGGGTCGGAAATGACGTCGAATCATCAACTTGGCGGAAGCTGGAATATATTTCTGAATCTGAAACGAAGGAATTGACTAAGGCTGGGGCAATTGGCGATGTAGTTGCTGATTTTTTTGATCGAGATGGTCAGCGGGTTCACACTGGATTTTCTAACCGATTAATTGGAGTCACAATCGATGATTTAAAGAAGATCCCCAATGTTGTAGCTATGGCAGTTGGGACTAAGAAAACGCAAAGTGTGAAAGTTTTGCTCGAAAATAAAATCATCAATGCATTGATGATTGATCAGGATTTAGCCGAACAAATCGGATAA
- a CDS encoding Txe/YoeB family addiction module toxin, with protein sequence MIKSWSDEAWEDYLSWFQKGDKNIIKKINRLLKDIERHHYTGIGKPEPLKYELSGKWSRRINGEHRLIYKIEKDTIFIYSARDHY encoded by the coding sequence ATGATTAAATCTTGGTCAGATGAAGCTTGGGAAGATTATTTATCTTGGTTTCAAAAAGGTGATAAGAATATTATTAAAAAAATTAACAGACTTCTTAAAGATATTGAACGTCATCATTATACAGGAATTGGTAAGCCAGAACCTTTAAAATATGAATTATCTGGTAAGTGGTCACGGAGAATTAATGGTGAACATCGGTTAATTTATAAGATTGAAAAAGATACGATTTTTATTTATTCAGCTCGTGATCATTATTAA
- a CDS encoding transcriptional regulator GutM, translating into MSNNGISFLIFLIIVIVIKQIIGYFNSKIYTQEYKEMINNRKNGYFGVGVYQPKFKIGQVCLIVIDDQNIIQDCRVIKGLSVFARFHPDDTIIKENIDSKALKSSKYYKSITLAIENALNAQKRRS; encoded by the coding sequence ATGAGCAACAACGGAATTTCATTTTTAATTTTTTTAATTATTGTCATTGTCATCAAACAAATCATTGGTTATTTCAACAGTAAAATATACACTCAAGAGTACAAAGAAATGATTAATAACCGCAAAAATGGTTATTTTGGCGTTGGGGTTTACCAGCCAAAATTCAAAATCGGTCAAGTTTGTTTAATTGTGATTGATGATCAAAACATTATTCAAGATTGCCGCGTGATTAAGGGATTATCTGTTTTCGCCAGATTTCATCCTGATGATACAATTATTAAAGAAAATATTGATAGTAAAGCGCTTAAATCAAGTAAGTATTATAAATCAATCACTCTTGCAATTGAAAATGCGTTAAACGCGCAAAAAAGAAGGTCATAA
- a CDS encoding transposase, whose protein sequence is MNEYSQRVKTIVVDLNAAYVSFIPQIFPNAEIIIDRFHLVQMPNRSVNIIRTKLMRTSYGFRSWENFRLMIYLECGMLKVS, encoded by the coding sequence CTGAATGAATATAGCCAAAGAGTTAAAACCATTGTTGTTGATTTGAATGCGGCATATGTGAGTTTTATCCCGCAAATATTTCCCAATGCTGAAATTATTATCGATCGGTTTCATCTGGTCCAGATGCCTAATCGTTCAGTAAATATCATCAGAACGAAGTTGATGCGAACGAGTTATGGCTTTAGGAGTTGGGAGAATTTCAGATTAATGATTTATCTGGAATGCGGTATGCTTAAGGTTAGCTAA